One genomic segment of Chitinophaga sancti includes these proteins:
- a CDS encoding alpha/beta hydrolase family protein, with amino-acid sequence MKYCVIYFTLFFLSKFCYSQKPVIDEAILDSWTSVGSGAITNDGLYFSYIINNKNSEKSVLVVKGIKEKSEKRFVGVSSSKFTENSKQLLFTRHDSLYIISLKNFDSHVIPQIKYFNLINYDNTQCIFYNNSQDEFIIFQPLKKNIKYCFKGVIKYWLSKDGSQLALLINEDNPASDSKERLYIVKTKKNEFTKVWEGAGLNDVVFTSKNDYFLYVKGERNCIYSFEEGMKEPVLLIDDKSLDIFNLYTIIGIQEKHSSSQYLFVNLQDKDTIKPLIGSVMLDIYSYNDIKNQSVQLMELGPKRYLGVVDVKNKTIKLLNSNNESVNISGDNKWVLTRYIPGDIFEHHWNIYSQPICYLENILTGSKKRLNISREVDFSPGNRYLFGFDSTLSDIYSYNLNTEILTNITKKLPIPIIDSTYDYPTNKRGISVIGWFPQDSALLISDRFDIWLLDPVGKSDPICLTKHVGRNNNIFFKVIGIERVGQFLLDVKRPLILGAFNNETKENGFYSVRIKNLTSFRQLSMGKYTYESENIILGKYIFVKSSNNKSYLVLRGSTTESPNYYYTNDFNHFLKVSNISPEKNCNWLTSKLIIWTNYEGETLKGVLYFPENFDSTKTYPIIFHFYEKMSDELYKFQQPGYTHGLLNIPWFVSHGYLVFTPDINYKMGYPGKSSLSSIESAANYLSRYSWIDTSRMGLQGHSFSGFETNYIITHTKRFSAAVAGSGMSDFISDYNSLLGGGESRQEFAEVSQNRIGATLWERQDLYIENSPILKANQVCTPLLLMNNKKDGIVPFFQGMEMYLSLRRLNKKVWLLQYDNEGHHVLDEENSKDYTLRINQFFDFYLKDSLPPKWMKYGVPAKLKGIDLGVQKLKD; translated from the coding sequence ATGAAGTATTGTGTTATTTATTTTACTTTATTTTTCCTGTCGAAATTTTGTTATTCTCAAAAGCCAGTAATCGATGAAGCAATTTTGGATAGCTGGACTTCAGTTGGAAGCGGAGCTATTACAAATGATGGGCTTTACTTTTCATATATTATTAATAATAAGAATAGTGAAAAATCTGTGCTAGTTGTAAAAGGTATAAAAGAGAAAAGCGAAAAAAGATTTGTGGGTGTGTCTAGTTCAAAATTTACTGAAAATAGCAAGCAGTTATTATTTACTCGACATGATAGTTTATATATTATTTCTTTGAAAAATTTTGATTCTCATGTTATTCCCCAAATAAAATATTTTAATCTTATTAATTATGATAACACTCAATGCATTTTTTATAATAATAGCCAAGATGAATTTATTATTTTTCAACCGCTAAAAAAAAATATAAAATATTGTTTTAAAGGAGTCATCAAATATTGGTTAAGTAAAGATGGTAGTCAGTTGGCGCTGTTGATAAACGAAGATAACCCAGCGTCAGATAGTAAAGAAAGATTATATATTGTCAAGACTAAAAAAAATGAATTTACCAAGGTTTGGGAAGGAGCAGGATTAAATGATGTAGTTTTTACCTCCAAGAATGATTATTTTCTATATGTTAAAGGAGAAAGAAATTGTATCTATTCTTTTGAGGAAGGAATGAAAGAGCCAGTTTTATTAATTGATGACAAATCGTTAGATATTTTTAATTTATATACTATAATTGGTATTCAGGAAAAACATAGTAGTAGCCAATATTTATTTGTTAATCTTCAAGATAAAGATACCATAAAACCATTAATAGGCTCTGTCATGTTAGATATATATAGTTATAATGACATTAAAAATCAATCAGTGCAATTAATGGAGTTGGGTCCTAAGAGATATTTAGGTGTAGTTGATGTCAAAAATAAAACGATTAAGTTATTAAATAGTAATAATGAATCGGTTAACATTAGTGGTGATAATAAATGGGTACTTACTAGGTATATACCTGGAGATATTTTTGAACATCATTGGAATATTTATTCTCAACCAATCTGCTATTTAGAAAATATTTTAACTGGAAGTAAAAAGCGGTTGAACATTTCAAGGGAAGTCGATTTTTCGCCAGGAAATAGATATTTATTCGGATTTGATAGTACTTTAAGTGATATTTACAGTTATAATTTAAATACTGAAATATTAACAAATATTACAAAAAAGTTGCCCATACCAATTATAGATAGTACATATGATTATCCTACTAATAAAAGAGGTATCTCTGTAATAGGCTGGTTTCCACAAGACTCTGCATTATTAATAAGTGATCGTTTTGATATCTGGTTATTAGATCCTGTAGGTAAATCAGATCCAATTTGTTTAACTAAGCATGTGGGACGTAATAATAACATTTTTTTTAAAGTTATTGGAATTGAAAGAGTCGGACAGTTTTTATTGGATGTAAAGCGTCCTTTAATTTTAGGCGCCTTTAATAACGAAACAAAAGAAAATGGATTTTATAGTGTTCGTATTAAAAATCTAACGTCCTTTCGTCAGTTAAGTATGGGGAAGTATACTTATGAGAGTGAAAATATTATATTGGGTAAATACATATTTGTAAAATCGAGCAATAATAAATCTTATTTAGTATTACGTGGAAGTACAACTGAATCTCCAAATTATTACTATACGAATGATTTTAATCACTTTTTAAAAGTAAGTAATATTTCACCAGAAAAAAATTGTAATTGGCTTACATCCAAATTAATTATTTGGACTAACTATGAAGGAGAAACTTTGAAGGGGGTTCTTTATTTCCCGGAGAATTTTGATTCAACAAAAACTTATCCAATTATTTTTCATTTCTATGAAAAGATGTCTGATGAATTATATAAGTTTCAGCAACCTGGATATACGCATGGACTTTTAAATATTCCGTGGTTTGTCAGTCATGGCTATTTAGTGTTTACGCCAGATATTAACTATAAAATGGGATACCCCGGGAAAAGTTCCTTAAGCTCAATAGAAAGTGCGGCCAACTATTTATCAAGGTATTCTTGGATTGATACTTCTAGAATGGGATTACAGGGCCATAGTTTTAGTGGATTTGAGACAAATTACATCATTACTCATACAAAACGTTTTTCGGCAGCTGTTGCGGGATCTGGAATGTCAGATTTTATAAGTGACTATAATTCTTTATTAGGAGGAGGAGAAAGTCGTCAGGAATTTGCTGAGGTATCACAAAATCGAATAGGAGCCACGTTATGGGAAAGGCAAGATTTATATATTGAAAATTCTCCTATACTAAAAGCAAATCAAGTATGTACTCCATTATTATTGATGAATAACAAGAAGGATGGTATAGTTCCTTTTTTTCAAGGAATGGAGATGTATTTATCTCTTCGTAGACTAAACAAGAAAGTATGGTTGTTGCAATATGACAATGAAGGACACCATGTTTTAGATGAGGAAAATTCAAAGGATTATACCCTAAGAATTAATCAGTTTTTTGATTTTTATTTAAAAGACTCTTTACCTCCTAAATGGATGAAATATGGCGTACCTGCGAAATTAAAAGGAATTGATTTGGGTGTTCAAAAATTGAAAGATTAA